Proteins encoded within one genomic window of Caldisericota bacterium:
- a CDS encoding TrpB-like pyridoxal-phosphate dependent enzyme (catalyzes the formation of L-tryptophan from indole and L-serine) has translation TEDDVIVFNFSGHGHFDLAAYDAYFNGELHDYEYPEEEIERAIKNLPEI, from the coding sequence GACTGAAGACGATGTAATTGTATTTAACTTCTCTGGTCACGGACATTTTGACCTTGCAGCATACGATGCATATTTTAATGGAGAGCTGCATGATTACGAATATCCTGAAGAGGAGATAGAAAGAGCAATAAAAAATCTTCCGGAGATTTAA